A region of Vigna radiata var. radiata cultivar VC1973A chromosome 10, Vradiata_ver6, whole genome shotgun sequence DNA encodes the following proteins:
- the LOC106775961 gene encoding uncharacterized protein LOC106775961 — MACVYKNPNVPIEVRVKDLLSRMTLREKIGQMTQIERTVADNYAIRDLSIGSILSSGGSSPFEKAQSSDWADMVDGFQKLALQSRLGIPLLYGIDAVHGNNSVYGATIFPHNVGLGATRDSDLVRRIGAATALEVKASGIHYSFAPCVAVLKDPRWGRCYESYSEDTEIVRKMTSIVSGLQGQPPEGHKHGYPFVAGKNSVVACAKHFVGDGGTHKGVNEGDTIISYEDLERIHMAPYLDCISQGVSTIMVSYSSWNGRKLHADHFLITEILKDKLGFKGFVISDWEGLDRLCQPHGSDYRSCISSAVNAGIDMVMVALRYKLFIEELTSLVKTGEVPLSRIDDAVERILRVKFAAGLFEFPISDRSLLDTVGSKPHRDLAREAVQKSLVLLKNGKYHNKPFLPLNKNAKRILVAGTHADDLGYQCGGWTKTWYGMSGRITVGTTILDAVKATVGAETEVIYEKYPSKGTIERNEFSFAIVAVGEPPYAETLGDNSELRIPLNGTDIISLVADRIPTVVILISGRPLLLEPWLLEKIDALVAAWFPGSEGEGITDVIFGSHDFKGKLPVNWFRRVEQLDQPSDGVNSLEPLFPLGFGLSYH; from the exons ATGGCTTGCGTGTACAAGAATCCCAACGTGCCCATTGAAGTTCGTGTGAAGGATCTTCTTTCCCGCATGACTCTGAGGGAGAAGATTGGTCAGATGACCCAAATTGAGCGCACTGTTGCAGACAATTATGCCATTCGGGATCTTTCCATTG GGAGCATACTGAGTTCTGGAGGTAGTTCACCGTTTGAAAAGGCACAGTCGTCTGATTGGGCTGATATGGTGGATGGCTTTCAAAAACTGGCTCTACAGTCTCGACTGGGGATCCCACTTCTCTATGGGATTGATGCAGTTCATGGTAATAACAGTGTCTATGGGGCTACCATATTTCCTCACAATGTTGGTCTTGGAGCTACTAG GGACAGTGATTTAGTTCGAAGAATTGGAGCTGCTACGGCACTTGAAGTTAAAGCAAGTGGAATTCACTATAGTTTTGCTCCATGTGTAGCG GTTCTAAAAGATCCAAGGTGGGGAAGATGCTACGAGTCTTATAGTGAGGATACTGAAATAGTTAGAAAGATGACTTCCATTGTATCAGGTTTGCAAGGCCAGCCTCCAGAAGGACATAAACATGGATACCCTTTTGTAGCTGGAAA GAACAGTGTTGTTGCTTGTGCCAAGCATTTTGTTGGAGATGGAGGTACTCATAAAGGTGTGAACGAGGGAGATACTATAATATCCTATGAAGACTTGGAGCGAATTCACATGGCACCTTACTTAGACTGCATTTCTCAGGGAGTTTCAACCATTATGGTCTCTTATTCTAGCTGGAATGGACGCAAACTTCATGCTGACCATTTTCTTATAACTGAAATCTTGAAGGACAAGTTAGGTTTTAAG GGATTTGTGATTTCTGACTGGGAGGGACTTGACAGACTTTGCCAGCCTCACGGGTCAGATTATCGGTCCTGCATCTCCTCTGCAGTCAATGCTGGAATTGACATG GTGATGGTAGCTTTAAGATACAAACTTTTCATTGAAGAATTGACCTCTCTGGTTAAAACAGGGGAAGTACCTCTAAGCAGAATTGATGATGCTGTTGAGCGAATTTTGAGAGTAAAGTTCGCTGCTGGGCTTTTTGAATTTCCTATTAGTGACAGATCTCTGTTAGATACAGTTGGTAGCAAG CCACATAGAGATCTTGCTCGTGAAGCAGTTCAGAAGTCCCTGGTTTTGTTGAAAAATGGGAAATATCATAACAAACCTTTTCTTCCATTGAACAAGAATGCTAAGAGAATCCTTGTTGCCGGAACACATGCAGATGATCTCGGATATCAATGTGGAGGTTGGACTAAAACTTGGTATGGAATGAGCGGGCGAATCACAGTTG GGACAACAATTTTAGATGCTGTAAAGGCGACTGTGGGAGCTGAAACAGAAGTTATATACGAGAAATATCCATCAAAGGGCACCATAGAACGTAACGAATTCTCTTTTGCAATTGTAGCTGTTGGTGAACCACCATATGCTGAGACCTTAGGTGACAATTCAGAGCTAAGAATCCCCTTAAATGGAACTGATATCATAAGCCTAGTTGCTGACAGAATCCCAACTGTGGTTATTCTGATATCTGGAAGACCTTTATTGTTGGAGCCATGGCTATTGGAAAAGATTGATGCTCTTGTTGCTGCTTGGTTTCCAGGTAGTGAAGGGGAAGGAATCACAGATGTTATCTTTGGCAGTCATGATTTCAAAGGTAAATTACCAGTGAATTGGTTCAGAAGAGTTGAACAGCTTGATCAGCCAAGTGATGGAGTTAATTCACTTGAACCATTATTTCCTCTTGGTTTTGGTCTCTCATATCATTAG
- the LOC106776090 gene encoding transcription factor DIVARICATA gives MKWEMEILPPASPYMYSSNWLLDDNRTNTKWTPAENKLFENALAVYDKDTPDRWHKVAEMIPGKTVMDVVKQYKELEADVCNIEAGLIPIPGYSTTTSPFTLDWVNTPGYDGFKGLTAKRSSSGRPPEQERKKGVPWTEEEHKLFLLGLKKYGKGDWRNISRNFVITRTPTQVASHAQKYFIRQLSGGKDKRRASIHDITTVNLTETTRTSSEDSSKRSTSPQHSVMLSHQQQQQQQPISSAASSGMNFQWSNQSNAGIAMALNPAHEQVFVSPYGLNSYGFKVQGQSLHRSPLHESSYLGPQTPNMVFQMQPSQHYSHA, from the exons ATGAAGTGGGAAATGGAGATCCTCCCTCCTGCCTCGCCTTACATGTACAGCTCCAATTGGCTTTTGGATGATAACAGGACCAACACCAAATGGACCCCTGCAGAGAACAAGCTGTTTGAGAATGCTCTTGCAGTTTATGATAAGGACACCCCGGATCGGTGGCACAAGGTGGCTGAGATGATACCAGGAAAGACAGTTATGGATGTGGTGAAGCAGTACAAGGAATTGGAAGCAGATGTTTGTAACATAGAAGCTGGCTTGATCCCGATTCCAGGCTACAGTACCACCACCTCACCCTTCACCCTAGACTGGGTGAACACTCCTGGCTACGATGGCTTCAAAGGCCTCACTGCTAAGAGATCTTCCTCTGGCAGACCTCCTGAGCAGGAAAGGAAGAAAGGTGTGCCATGGACTGAAGAGGAACACAA GTTGTTTTTACTGGGGCTGAAGAAGTATGGCAAAGGTGATTGGAGAAACATTTCACGCAATTTTGTGATCACTCGAACGCCAACTCAAGTTGCCAGTCACGCGCAGAAGTACTTCATCAGGCAACTTTCAGGAGGCAAAGACAAGAGGAGGGCTAGCATCCATGACATAACAACAGTGAATCTCACTGAAACCACCAGAACTTCTTCAGAAGACAGCAGCAAAAGATCCACTTCACCACAGCATTCTGTGATGCTCTCACaccagcagcagcagcagcagcagccaATTTCCAGTGCTGCCTCATCAGGAATGAATTTCCAATGGAGTAATCAGTCAAATGCAGGAATAGCCATGGCTCTCAATCCTGCACATGAACAAGTGTTTGTCTCCCCTTATGGCCTTAACTCATATGGGTTTAAGGTGCAGGGCCAAAGTCTGCACAGAAGTCCTCTCCACGAGTCTTCTTACCTAGGACCTCAAACACCAAACATGGTTTTCCAAATGCAGCCCTCCCAGCACTATTCCCATGCATga